GGATCTGGAGTCCATCCCTGAGACTACGCCGATGACCCACGGGGGAGCACCGCAGGCATCCCGCTGCTCTGTGGGCAACAGCACAACCACAGTGGTTCACTTCCACAGAGCTGAGAGGAGTCCCACGTTACCCCGTCACTGTTCACCGCCGTCATCTTCCAGCGGTGAGTTAACTGATTAAGAGAAGTTCTCCTAAAAATATCTATGCATATTTCTTAGAGGACCAGCAAGCCTGACCTGGTCCTAGCTCAACCAGACAGCACAAAGATCTCATGTTGGGATCCTTTTGCAGCTACAGACAACAATTCTTTTGTCTCTTGGTCTAAACCCTGAGATGTTTCCTAAGTCACCAAataaaatgagaataaaaactGTGGACCACAGTCTCTTTAATTTGAAAAGTAGTTTTGGTATATTTTTTGTTTCTGGTATTTCACAGGTGCATTTTAAAACGTTTCCAGTAAAACAGATTACGTTTGAAGTTTCTCAGATAAATAGTAAATCTGAAAAGCTCAGGGTTCGAGTCCACGATCGTGTCGTAAGGCTGGACCAAATGTATGACCAGGTGAAACCTGGTGGGACCACGGTCATAGGACTACAGTCCCAGGACCACAATTCCAGGACCACAGTCCCAGGACTCAAGTGTTTTGTGACAGCGCCACTTAGTTGTTGAGTCGTACAACAGTCCACTCAGGGGTCAAATGTCTTTCCCTGAAATACTATTTTCACTCCAAATactaataaatacacttaaaaaTGACTTtcaatttatattatttaattttgtaataAGTATAGATAAATAAGTCACTTACTTCTTGTGTCATGCATCTCAAGCTTAATAAATCACAGAAGCTGATAGAAAACTGAACAATCCACCAAAATCATTTTAATTGTAAATGTAACACCATAACTATTATCTACTTACAACCACAGGAACATAACACAATGGCACAATTAATTGAAAtaatttcaaataaaaacaaagctaTGAGACTTACAAACTACTAGTGACAATGAACAAAACGTTGAacgaaaacttttttttttaacaatgacAAGTCAAGAAATCCATCCAGACATGTTCAAGCCAGAATCTGATCCAGAGAACAAAAGTGGTAAACCGCAGGAACTCCAGCAACTTTGATTACACTCCGACGTCTCCGTTTGGGGTGGCTACAAAAGCAAACCAGTTGAAGCTGTAAAAATGGGAACTACATCCTCACAATCAAGTCCAAAAAGGTTTGTTCAAAGTAGGAGCTGATCACTCCTTCCTTGGAGCTTGGCTTTGGTTTTTAAAATGACCATGGTGTCCGTGCATGTCTTACGACTAGACTAGGCTGTATCATTTTCCCATTGGCCGAGCTGGTGACATCATGACCTTTCTAATGAAGGCTATGGCCTCTTTGGTCTAGGGTTGAATGTGACCAATCAAAGCAACTCCCACTTTATAACACAGTAAGGTGAAGTCCCGTAATGAAGTCTCACACCGCAGAGTTTGTACAGAAACAGCTTGAGCATCTCCTTTTCATAGCTTATGATGACAATTGGAAAAAATACTTTAGTTTTAATCTGGACAGAGATGGAACAAACACATTAATCAATACTTGATCTGGGTGTGGTAATCCTGAGAGGAGTGTGGACGGCCAGAAAATCTGAACAACTACAACCTGCAAGtccctccctctctgctgtgcttcagTTCTCCTGCCAAGGAGACTGGCGTCGACACAGGCCAGTAACCAGGGCATTGGTTCATGCATGTCAGGGTATGGTGCCATTTTTAGTCATGTTTTGTTCATAGTTACAAAGTTCATGTTTGAAATGTTGGTTTTCTCCATCTGCAGGTTGTCGTACTGAACCTTGCCAGAGGAGGGcgctgtggttggagcagcagcagcagatgggGCAAGGGAGGACGTTTGAAGCTCCAGGGAGGAGTCGGACGATAACGGACTTGAGTGAAGGTCATCATCGCCGCAGGGCGAGTCACCCCAACGTGACAGATCCAGACGCTCACGGAAATACACACCAGAAGAGCCATCCAGGAACAACCAGCAGTGCCATGGGGCCGAGGAGCAGGGCCAGCTATCCCAGTAACTGTCAGCCCACCAGCCACCTCAGCATAGACAGGCCCGGCATGACCAGTCACCAGAACGCGCTGAGAACCAGCCAGAGCTCCAACCGGAGTAGAGAGGAGGATTCCCTCTCTAAGAGTCCAGGATCTGGCTCCAGCGGGGTGTCAGACTGGCGGGGCTTTCAAACTCTCGGGAGTCATGGTGAGAAACCAAAAAGTCCCTGTATTCCTCACTACAGCACACTTGGAGCCCCGCAACATAGTTCTCGATCTCCACCTTCTCCCCGCTCCAGGCTATCCAATCAGAAATCGGTTAGGAATCAGCTGCTTAAAGCCCGAGCTTACAGACTGGCTCGGGAACGCAGTGAGGTCACGACTGATGAGGAAATACGAGGAGAGGGGACAAGAGAAGgggaggaggaaggggaggATGGTCGATTGGCGGGGCGGTACTGGAGTCGGACTGAAAGAAGACGCCATTTGGCACTTTCACGGCAACATAGAGAAAGACGGGGAGTGGAGGAGCTGATGGGAGGATGCCAGGGGGCGCTGTCATCTCACAGTCAGACAGTCCTGGAGCTGAGCCACATGAAGCAGAATCGTCTGAGGAACAGCAAACTGCTCGATGATTGGACGacggtggaggagctgctgacGCATGGGACGCGAGTGGAGAGCGATAGCCAGCTGTGTCCCAGCCCTCTGCTGTCAGTTACCACCGTCTGATGAGACTCAACCCAAACCCCACACCTGCCACCAACCCCGACCCAGCCCAGATTCATTCAAGGTGTGTATGCTGAAAACAGCCTCCAGCACAATGACTACCAACTAAAGGACGTAATCAGGACCTTCTTGTGGGCATAAACCGCTTAAATTGTGGCAATGACATGAAAGTCTGTCCCTCCATTACACAGAACATCAGACATGTTCCCATCAGCTGGTTTGGAGTGAACAAACCAGTCTCCCACTGTGGCGCTGATAACTGTGCACCCAAAATGAAACGGCCGTATCCTGTCACGATGCCGGGTGAATCCACCAACTCCGTGGAAAGATCAGGTTCAGATGTCTGGACCCAGGCAAGTCCACTTTTCAAAGGAAAACCTGAGCTataatttccatccatccatccattttctgcgGTCTGATGAGACATCTGACAGCCACCTCCTCTACCTCCAGCGGGGGATATACCTTGGTTTTCCCAAACCAAATCCTAAAAGCATCTCCTGAGTCTGGCCAGGGCCTCCTTCCAATGGGACATGCCTGAAAACACCTCACCGGGAAGAGCGTTGAGTCGGTTGAGAAAAACTCTTTAACgaacgaatgaatgaacgaaGTGAGATGAATCAGTTACCCAACGATCGGTTCATTTCACGGTTGTGAACAAGCCAATGATTACGCTTGAGAAATTTGCAACTTCTAACTGCCCATCGTTTCAAACTTTCTccataaaaacaaaatgaaattgTTAGGCTGACCCACATATACGCGATTGATACGGTCACTGATTCATTCACTGATCGTTCTGGTTCATAGTGAACTTGAGGCCCTAATGATAATCAGCAGCTGCATTTGAATCAGGCTGTGGACTAgttaaaaataaagaacaaaattTCCAACATTCAActggaaaactaaaaaaaaaaaggcgtgtGGTGTGTTTATGCAGGTCAAACAACTGCTGCATGCTGGGAATCGTGAGCAGGTCAGCCGAGTTTCAGTTTAGTGAGATGTACAGTCAGAGGAATCCCAAACCCTTTCTAGCGCTCCATCCTTAAAGTCCAGCCACGCATTGAAGAAAGCTAATTTTAGCAGTTTGTGTTCACTGCCTCCTTCTTCCAGTCACTGCTTACGGGTCgaggctggaggaggagcaTAAATCCCAGCTGCCCCGGTGTGCCTGCAAATATCCCTCTCCATCACTGTTTAACTGGACTCCCCTTAATGAATCTGGACCTCAGCTGGGCCACGTACCGTCACACACGGACTGATTAGATCGTGGATCCGACTCGGAAGTGTGATTCTACAATAAAAACGGCGGGGGGCTGAAGAATCTGTCCAGCGCTCAAAGGGAAAGACATTTTCAGGTGTAGTGAGAAGAAA
This is a stretch of genomic DNA from Cololabis saira isolate AMF1-May2022 chromosome 12, fColSai1.1, whole genome shotgun sequence. It encodes these proteins:
- the LOC133456928 gene encoding uncharacterized protein LOC133456928 — encoded protein: MGCRLTRTKAKTREPARHRHREQLHFVDEYGQPITVQVEDKRGRGHRRRRPRCAIECSTPTERHWEALRAMGLMEGEEGQGDGYGAGPYYGHMTVSPDLYPASSHMMMSPDVYPPNGYLPTSSGDQHLGNNYLPSVSYSLDHLDRLEYQGQEMMPCQPNSESCLIGCYSSEEVEPKNFPRQSDYLPPWRSEHPLGYLPLSELDSGLGCGPDSPHHRVALSEAETDAMSSLPGHTPSSQGSSSSSESLISSEPSDSGFHSVSTGEHRRLHKIHGSHANRQAHHIRTGHSPREQRGRWDLESIPETTPMTHGGAPQASRCSVGNSTTTVVHFHRAERSPTLPRHCSPPSSSSGCRTEPCQRRALWLEQQQQMGQGRTFEAPGRSRTITDLSEGHHRRRASHPNVTDPDAHGNTHQKSHPGTTSSAMGPRSRASYPSNCQPTSHLSIDRPGMTSHQNALRTSQSSNRSREEDSLSKSPGSGSSGVSDWRGFQTLGSHGEKPKSPCIPHYSTLGAPQHSSRSPPSPRSRLSNQKSVRNQLLKARAYRLARERSEVTTDEEIRGEGTREGEEEGEDGRLAGRYWSRTERRRHLALSRQHRERRGVEELMGGCQGALSSHSQTVLELSHMKQNRLRNSKLLDDWTTVEELLTHGTRVESDSQLCPSPLLSVTTV